From the genome of Pelobates fuscus isolate aPelFus1 chromosome 6, aPelFus1.pri, whole genome shotgun sequence, one region includes:
- the MRPS18C gene encoding small ribosomal subunit protein bS18m, which translates to MLVLRLLFNAACRRQPPAKLACPLALSLPGRTTTIIQLRNQTSQNMHEDMPQQMENPYKEPPKKCVLCGVTVDYKNTQLLSQFISSQTGRMYGRHITGLCNKKQKAISKAIKRARIMGYMPVAYKDPAFLKDPKICDI; encoded by the exons ATGCTGGTTTTGAGGCTGCTTTTCAATGCTGCCTGCAGGAGGCAACCCCCTGCAAAGCTGGCCTGCCCCTTAGCATTGTCTTTACCTGGGAGGACCACTACAA taATACAGCTGAGAAACCAAACTTCACAAAATATGCATGAAGATATG CCACAGCAGATGGAGAATCCGTATAAAGAGCCTCCTAAGAAATGCGTGTTGTGTGGGGTCACTGTAGATTACAAGAATACACAG ctgcTGTCTCAGTTTATATCATCGCAGACTGGGCGTATGTATGGCAGACACATAACAG GTTTATGTAACAAGAAACAAAAGGCAATTTCAAAAGCCATAAAGAGAGCTCGCATAATGG GGTATATGCCTGTTGCATACAAGGACCCTGCTTTTCTGAAAGACCCTAAAATATGTGATATTTGA